One window of Bacillus sp. THAF10 genomic DNA carries:
- a CDS encoding YbjN domain-containing protein has translation MTNNVSIFRRFLQEKDVYMEEGTNEDGTSFFRVEQRLKNGGSVVLALGFDESEEIIDIYVFDIADVVDAYKRESTLKLINEINRDLRYSKFTLDDSGRVSSSYCMMFEDNFNPNVLMRQLVLALNCVEEVYPKFMKIVWS, from the coding sequence ATGACAAACAATGTTTCTATTTTTAGAAGGTTTTTACAAGAGAAAGATGTGTACATGGAAGAAGGTACAAACGAAGATGGTACTTCTTTCTTTAGAGTAGAGCAGAGACTTAAGAATGGTGGATCTGTTGTACTGGCCCTAGGTTTTGATGAAAGTGAAGAAATTATTGATATTTATGTGTTTGATATTGCGGATGTTGTGGATGCCTACAAAAGAGAGTCCACGCTAAAGTTAATAAATGAGATTAATAGAGATTTAAGATACTCGAAGTTTACCCTCGACGATAGTGGAAGAGTTAGTAGTAGCTATTGCATGATGTTTGAGGATAACTTTAATCCTAATGTTCTAATGAGACAACTTGTTCTTGCACTGAATTGTGTAGAAGAAGTGTATCCGAAGTTTATGAAGATTGTTTGGTCGTAG
- a CDS encoding GNAT family N-acetyltransferase: protein MRYTNNVDEITAEMLDGFFVGWPKSPNAEMHLKLLKNSSKVIFALDEDANQVIGFITAISDDVLSAYIPFLEVLPDYQHQGIGKELVRRMLKELEHIYMIDLCCDDELVSYYEKLGMIRSNGMLSRNYERQSGG from the coding sequence ATGAGATATACAAATAATGTTGACGAGATTACGGCTGAAATGCTGGATGGTTTTTTTGTGGGATGGCCGAAGTCTCCAAATGCCGAGATGCATTTAAAGCTTTTGAAGAACAGTAGTAAAGTAATTTTTGCTCTAGATGAGGATGCCAATCAAGTCATTGGTTTTATCACAGCGATTAGCGATGACGTGTTATCTGCTTATATCCCGTTTCTTGAAGTGCTGCCTGATTATCAACATCAAGGCATCGGCAAGGAGCTGGTGAGGCGGATGTTAAAAGAGCTCGAGCATATTTATATGATTGATTTGTGTTGTGATGATGAGTTAGTTTCTTATTATGAGAAGCTTGGAATGATACGCTCTAATGGGATGTTATCGAGGAATTATGAGAGGCAGTCTGGGGGTTGA
- a CDS encoding YwqG family protein, translating to MQQIDQLLRDHDLTHKKTAIMEALENSIKLNKVKMDEEDIPLGVSKMGGSPDLPEGWEFPSYKENYLTFLVQINLTEVKEYDKDNLLPEQGMLYLFYEALEQPWGFEEDEGCFKVMYFEGDMEELVRKESPSIRAEFVAFPAFKLSFEYIVTLSEDPEDLDFSDENEEEDFWNLRGELMQPEDEEGNVETAHYMLGAPLSIQNDVFEDLFEDGKDPVLLFQIDSDEELSEMTWGDCGMLYFCMEKEDLVNKQFDKVKFTLQCY from the coding sequence ATGCAACAAATTGACCAATTACTACGAGACCATGATCTAACCCACAAAAAAACCGCCATCATGGAAGCATTAGAAAATTCAATTAAACTAAATAAGGTGAAAATGGATGAAGAGGATATTCCTCTTGGAGTCTCTAAAATGGGCGGCTCCCCCGATTTGCCTGAAGGTTGGGAGTTTCCTAGCTATAAAGAGAACTATTTGACTTTTCTTGTCCAAATTAATCTGACGGAAGTAAAGGAATATGATAAGGATAACCTGCTGCCAGAGCAAGGGATGCTGTATTTATTTTATGAAGCACTGGAGCAGCCTTGGGGATTTGAAGAGGATGAGGGATGTTTTAAAGTGATGTATTTTGAGGGTGACATGGAGGAGCTGGTTAGAAAGGAAAGTCCGAGTATTAGAGCAGAATTCGTAGCTTTTCCAGCGTTTAAACTTTCATTTGAATATATCGTCACTCTTTCGGAAGATCCCGAGGACCTTGATTTTTCAGACGAAAACGAAGAGGAAGACTTTTGGAATTTGCGTGGGGAGTTGATGCAGCCTGAGGATGAAGAAGGAAACGTGGAGACAGCACATTATATGCTCGGTGCACCGCTTAGTATCCAAAATGATGTGTTTGAAGACCTCTTTGAAGATGGAAAAGACCCTGTCCTATTGTTCCAAATCGATTCTGATGAAGAACTCTCAGAAATGACGTGGGGCGACTGTGGCATGCTGTACTTTTGTATGGAAAAAGAGGATTTGGTGAACAAGCAATTTGATAAGGTGAAGTTTACACTGCAGTGTTATTGA
- a CDS encoding alpha/beta hydrolase gives MVQFERNSVVGYKDIEIPYMLIRKEEGTKRLAIILPGVGYTAQAPLLHYAMNVFLGKGFDVLQVNYQYNNNLAYADFSEIATAIKLDVKAVLDNFLEAKVYEDFCLIGKSLGTIAMSSELHREAFKNAKAIWLTPLIQREDVLHAMVSSEQKGLCIIGDHDFCYSEEPYLKVVANENITAKLIPNVDHSLEYEGDVLGSVEVLREVVREMEGF, from the coding sequence ATGGTGCAGTTTGAGAGAAATTCAGTAGTTGGGTACAAGGATATTGAGATTCCTTATATGCTCATAAGAAAAGAAGAAGGTACAAAGCGATTAGCCATCATTCTTCCAGGAGTAGGGTATACGGCACAAGCTCCTCTTTTGCATTATGCTATGAATGTTTTTCTTGGTAAGGGTTTTGATGTGTTGCAGGTGAATTATCAGTACAATAACAACCTGGCGTATGCTGATTTTAGTGAAATAGCGACAGCCATAAAGCTTGATGTGAAAGCCGTGCTTGATAATTTTTTGGAGGCAAAAGTCTATGAGGATTTCTGTTTGATAGGAAAATCGCTTGGCACCATCGCCATGAGCTCTGAGTTACATAGAGAAGCTTTTAAAAATGCAAAAGCCATTTGGTTGACTCCGTTAATTCAACGGGAGGATGTGTTACATGCCATGGTGAGTAGTGAACAAAAAGGGTTGTGCATCATTGGCGACCATGATTTTTGCTACAGCGAAGAGCCTTATTTGAAAGTAGTGGCGAACGAAAATATCACGGCAAAGCTAATACCGAATGTTGATCACAGCTTGGAATATGAGGGAGATGTGTTGGGGTCTGTTGAGGTATTGCGAGAAGTAGTGCGGGAGATGGAAGGGTTTTAG
- a CDS encoding ROK family protein — translation MSKLRKADKSLIKDMNRSAVINTIRRKGPISRTEISSITNLGQSTLTKITEELKNLDLVYEKGEAHSTGGRKAILLEFNHLYAFAIGIKVMQDHLVFALTDLQATIIDKRDIYFATSSDTQHILHLMKNTIHQLLQENQLELNSLIGIGIAVSGLVNSVTGVVLKSPLLKWENVNLSEPLMEEFQLPVFIDNDVNAYINAELEFGHGHTSDQFICISLGDGMGASFVIDRKVYKGEYGGAGEYGHTIINVDGRPCYCGQNGCIETYLSNSALKINAQEFASRYPNSRLINKEINYETLTEAARENDSLALILFEQASKYLSIGLINAINSFNPKSIVLIGEALVGKEFFISQATERAKENFFKGTFESQIVISQLGDDAWVQGAALQAINQLFQPPIYEESNTLLNT, via the coding sequence ATGTCTAAACTCAGGAAGGCTGATAAGAGCCTTATTAAGGACATGAACCGTTCTGCAGTTATTAATACGATTAGGAGAAAGGGGCCGATAAGTAGGACGGAAATTTCGAGTATTACCAATTTGGGGCAGTCTACCTTGACGAAGATTACAGAGGAGTTAAAGAATCTGGATCTGGTTTATGAAAAAGGAGAAGCCCATTCCACTGGTGGAAGAAAGGCGATTCTACTGGAATTTAATCATCTTTATGCTTTTGCAATTGGCATTAAAGTTATGCAAGATCACCTTGTTTTTGCCCTTACAGATCTTCAAGCAACCATCATTGATAAGCGAGATATCTATTTCGCTACCTCTTCAGATACACAGCATATCCTTCACCTCATGAAAAACACTATTCATCAACTTTTACAAGAAAACCAACTAGAATTAAATAGCTTAATTGGAATTGGCATTGCAGTTTCGGGTCTGGTTAACAGTGTTACCGGCGTGGTGTTAAAATCTCCTCTATTAAAATGGGAAAATGTTAATCTTTCAGAGCCGTTAATGGAAGAATTTCAGCTCCCTGTTTTTATTGACAATGATGTAAACGCATACATAAATGCGGAGCTTGAATTTGGCCATGGGCATACGAGTGATCAGTTTATTTGTATTTCTCTTGGGGACGGAATGGGAGCGAGCTTTGTTATCGACCGGAAAGTGTATAAAGGGGAGTATGGCGGGGCCGGTGAGTATGGGCATACCATCATCAATGTGGATGGCAGGCCTTGTTATTGTGGTCAGAATGGCTGTATTGAGACGTATTTGTCCAATAGTGCATTGAAGATAAATGCGCAGGAATTTGCGTCTCGTTATCCGAACAGTAGGTTAATCAACAAAGAGATTAACTATGAAACCTTAACAGAAGCTGCCAGAGAGAATGATTCGCTTGCCCTCATTTTATTTGAGCAGGCTAGCAAGTATTTAAGTATTGGCCTAATCAATGCAATAAACAGCTTTAACCCAAAATCAATTGTGCTTATTGGGGAAGCCTTGGTGGGAAAAGAGTTTTTCATTAGCCAAGCAACGGAAAGGGCAAAAGAGAATTTTTTTAAAGGAACCTTTGAAAGTCAGATTGTGATTTCCCAGCTTGGTGATGATGCTTGGGTGCAAGGAGCGGCACTGCAAGCAATCAATCAGCTTTTTCAGCCGCCAATTTACGAAGAAAGTAACACACTCTTAAACACATAG
- a CDS encoding carbohydrate ABC transporter permease — protein MVGDKGFKKFLVVSVFLLPNLIGFLIFIGIPIIASLGISFTEWDLLSEPEWVGFENYQSLWEDPAFWAALWHTFYFIIGYIPLVMVGALGIALILNQKVKGITFFRAAYFIPVVSSWVAVSLIWKWLFNPSYGLVNYALSLIGITGPAWLHDPNWAMPAIILTSVWKDLGFVMVIYLAGLQGISKSYYEAADMDGASSWRKFWHITLPLLAPTTFFVTVISLINSFQVFDQVMIMTEGGPAGSTSVIVERIYNHAFRYFEMGYASAISWVLFFIIFAITLLQIRIQKRMVGHGN, from the coding sequence GTGGTAGGAGATAAAGGGTTTAAAAAATTTCTAGTTGTAAGCGTTTTCTTATTGCCAAACCTGATTGGTTTTCTCATTTTTATTGGGATACCCATTATCGCTTCCCTTGGCATCAGCTTTACAGAGTGGGACTTGTTGTCCGAACCAGAGTGGGTAGGGTTTGAAAATTATCAATCCTTGTGGGAGGACCCGGCATTCTGGGCAGCACTTTGGCACACCTTTTACTTTATTATCGGCTACATCCCACTTGTGATGGTGGGAGCGTTGGGGATAGCACTAATTCTAAATCAAAAGGTAAAAGGCATTACTTTTTTCCGCGCCGCTTATTTTATACCGGTGGTTTCATCCTGGGTAGCTGTTTCGTTAATTTGGAAATGGTTGTTTAACCCAAGCTACGGGTTAGTCAACTATGCCTTGTCGTTAATAGGAATAACGGGACCTGCGTGGCTGCATGATCCCAATTGGGCGATGCCAGCCATTATTTTAACAAGTGTTTGGAAGGATTTAGGGTTTGTTATGGTGATTTATCTTGCGGGATTGCAAGGGATATCCAAAAGCTATTATGAGGCAGCTGATATGGATGGTGCCTCCTCGTGGCGAAAGTTTTGGCATATTACCTTACCACTATTAGCACCTACGACCTTTTTCGTCACGGTCATTTCTTTGATTAACTCGTTTCAGGTGTTCGATCAGGTCATGATTATGACAGAGGGAGGACCGGCTGGCTCAACAAGTGTCATTGTGGAGCGAATCTACAATCACGCCTTCCGCTATTTTGAAATGGGCTATGCATCCGCCATTTCTTGGGTGCTGTTCTTCATTATTTTTGCGATTACATTGCTACAAATTCGGATTCAGAAAAGGATGGTGGGTCATGGAAACTAA
- a CDS encoding carbohydrate ABC transporter permease, translating to MLVPFIWMISTSLKTSGATMVLPPQFIPEEFNLENYQRVADTFPVFKFLWNSLLVAVTSTIGQLLLCSMAAYAFARLEFKGRDVIFVIYLATLMVPSQVTMTPQFILMKYMGWLDTYQGLILPGMFNAFGTFLLRQFFLGIPKELEEAAFMDGANHFRIFAQIILPLSMPALATLMIFSFMQSWNNFLWPLIVVNSPDMMTLPLGLSLLQGRWETDWNLMMAGVVISVIPVLAVYSFAQRYFIQGITLSGMKE from the coding sequence ATGCTTGTTCCGTTTATTTGGATGATTTCCACCTCCTTAAAAACATCAGGTGCAACAATGGTCCTGCCGCCACAATTCATACCAGAAGAATTTAACCTAGAAAACTATCAACGGGTTGCAGATACATTTCCTGTTTTCAAATTTTTGTGGAATTCCTTGTTGGTTGCGGTCACATCGACAATAGGGCAGCTCCTTTTATGTTCGATGGCAGCTTATGCTTTTGCCCGCCTGGAGTTTAAAGGAAGGGATGTTATTTTTGTCATCTATCTTGCAACCTTAATGGTGCCAAGCCAGGTGACGATGACGCCGCAGTTCATTCTGATGAAGTACATGGGGTGGCTAGATACGTACCAAGGCTTAATTTTACCAGGTATGTTTAATGCGTTTGGCACGTTTTTGTTGCGACAGTTCTTTTTAGGCATACCAAAAGAGCTGGAAGAGGCAGCGTTTATGGATGGTGCGAATCATTTTCGGATTTTTGCGCAGATTATTTTACCGTTATCGATGCCAGCTTTAGCAACGCTGATGATTTTCTCGTTTATGCAATCGTGGAATAACTTTTTATGGCCGCTAATTGTCGTGAACAGTCCGGATATGATGACCTTGCCACTTGGGCTTTCTCTCTTACAAGGCAGGTGGGAAACGGATTGGAATTTGATGATGGCTGGCGTAGTGATTAGTGTTATTCCGGTGCTGGCTGTGTATAGCTTTGCTCAGCGATATTTCATCCAGGGGATTACCTTAAGCGGAATGAAAGAATAG
- a CDS encoding sugar ABC transporter substrate-binding protein, whose translation MKKTWKWAGLFLLSFVLILSGCSGQTGGSDDKVEIDYFTFSPGEAHEEDLKDMIAAFEKENPNIKINYEMASFEDYFTKLQTRLAGGSAPDTFELNYENFVNYAAKGTLLELDSLMKEDSDFDSSEINKAAFEAFQYEGKQYGMVESFSNVVLYYNKDLFDAAGVEYPTADWTWEDELAAAKKLTDKGSGVYGTYAPIQFWEFYKTIAQNGGSIFNDDKTVATVNSTENIEALQWMVDKVNKHKVTPSDEEMSGQSDGDLFKAGKIAMLRTGIWMMGSFQDASFNWDISVEPGNTQKAHHFFANGLAASKDTKHPEAAWKWLKFMSASEEAAKIRVESSWELPAVSNTELVDAYLQQSPPENREAVFEALDTLVVPPVIEDWNKLTDAFTKELDLVKLGEKTPEEALNDLQDQIQALVD comes from the coding sequence ATGAAGAAAACTTGGAAATGGGCAGGGTTGTTTTTATTATCATTCGTTCTTATTTTAAGTGGATGCAGTGGGCAAACAGGCGGTTCGGATGACAAAGTAGAGATCGACTATTTTACGTTTTCTCCAGGTGAAGCACATGAAGAAGATTTAAAGGACATGATTGCTGCTTTTGAAAAAGAGAACCCAAACATCAAAATCAACTATGAAATGGCGTCCTTTGAGGATTATTTCACAAAGCTTCAAACAAGGCTTGCAGGAGGATCAGCACCGGATACGTTTGAGCTGAACTATGAGAACTTTGTTAACTATGCTGCAAAAGGGACATTGTTAGAGCTTGATAGCTTAATGAAAGAGGATAGTGACTTTGATTCCTCTGAGATAAACAAAGCAGCATTTGAAGCCTTCCAATATGAAGGGAAGCAATATGGGATGGTGGAGTCTTTCTCCAATGTGGTGCTTTATTATAACAAGGATTTGTTCGATGCGGCCGGAGTGGAGTATCCAACTGCCGATTGGACGTGGGAGGATGAACTAGCAGCTGCCAAGAAGCTAACAGATAAAGGCAGTGGCGTTTATGGTACGTATGCACCGATTCAGTTCTGGGAATTTTATAAAACCATTGCACAGAATGGCGGTTCTATTTTTAATGATGACAAGACAGTAGCAACGGTCAATAGTACAGAGAATATTGAAGCATTACAATGGATGGTTGATAAAGTAAATAAACATAAGGTTACTCCTTCTGATGAAGAAATGTCTGGTCAATCCGATGGTGATCTATTCAAGGCTGGTAAAATTGCGATGCTGCGTACAGGAATTTGGATGATGGGCTCCTTCCAGGATGCATCTTTCAATTGGGATATCTCTGTTGAGCCAGGGAACACACAAAAAGCCCATCACTTCTTTGCCAATGGTCTTGCCGCATCTAAGGATACGAAGCATCCAGAAGCGGCGTGGAAATGGTTGAAATTCATGAGTGCAAGTGAAGAAGCAGCAAAAATCCGTGTGGAAAGCTCTTGGGAATTACCAGCGGTTAGCAATACAGAGCTTGTCGATGCTTATTTACAGCAATCTCCTCCAGAAAACAGAGAAGCAGTATTTGAAGCGCTAGATACGTTAGTAGTGCCGCCAGTAATTGAAGACTGGAATAAGCTTACTGATGCATTTACCAAGGAATTAGATCTAGTAAAACTAGGCGAAAAAACACCTGAGGAAGCATTGAACGATTTGCAGGACCAAATTCAGGCGTTAGTGGATTAA
- a CDS encoding TIM-barrel domain-containing protein produces the protein MTENRLLDGLFQTHFLQLQNKQQESFARVKELVNAAEKRDTLECAVWAWLVTEHALRFRDDTILKECEAFLSHTMELIKSNWNIPQDHFYLSISKDIFTSHLAIYYAALMNLRNLGIQPIIQQTATAIRDHIFENHLRGGMVLCSPKHPFASTDLLLSVLPFGLFSPEDLVMVEAVKEMEEMLVSGTGVESFSQSGKHSDLASNLLAWYFLEKGDHAKFKNYLRKNKEQAAVLDVLSYYAALVQETELNHHPLGNENKYEPQEFERSPRFPTSLEEVMIHFTAPYHQDAMAYIEVESLVELKKVNASFVPGNKPYWEANIGSFPSHEEVSYTIHWINGDKRLTSETYRFFPLEEKSLRSFHGVQIKENLYRWEAESLKGFSFLFDKDKKQLIFTQEAPSVSGDRVTVAVNDVFADSGIPSFTLNSRLAPIVVKMDKEGTVQELSLHFHSLELEQFFGMGERYHTLEYRGEILDCYVYNQYRDQGARTYMPIPFFISSLEYGLHVDTSTYTRYDFARTEKDVLSVSIGMLKDQEVPLQFYTGSPKEVVSQFTQETGPAEMLPVWAFGPWMSSNNWDRDEVVREQIKRTTDLKIPSTVFVLEQWSDETTYYIFNDAIYEPTDGEGALKYEDYVFPEWGRWPDPKGLVQHINEHGMELILWQIPIMKYLNRRFHPQKDLDEDFMLKEKYFIKDGENLPYRMPEGWFKESLLMDFSNKKAAEWWFKKRQYLLDIGVAGFKTDGGEMVFGDSIQFADGRTGSEMRNEYPNDYIQAYYEFAQAHRPNDAMTFSRAGYTGAQKFPSHWAGDERSTFDAFKRSLIAGLSSGMSGIFMWGWDLAGFNGEIPTAELFIRSAQMAAFCPIMQYHAESKAEFNQDRTPWNIAERTGDERAISGYRFYANIRMNLLPYIVEQARMSSEQGIPLMRAMLLEYPHDPNITKLYDQYFFGDNLLVAPVIEEGGNERSVYLPHGKWVGLFDKKVYEGAQTIHQKAALLEIPVYQRNNSCVITNVAKENKKLGSFVGNSTTDYQHACIHITCDGSFFYEGRDHLKDKWQVGVKVTGEDVFISVDSKQEEYTIIFTNTSRQKWNILSKDNDVSVEPDGTVCFSESR, from the coding sequence ATGACAGAAAATCGTTTGCTGGATGGCCTCTTTCAAACTCATTTTTTGCAGCTTCAAAACAAGCAACAGGAATCCTTTGCGAGAGTGAAAGAGTTAGTCAACGCTGCAGAGAAACGTGACACATTGGAATGCGCTGTATGGGCATGGCTAGTGACAGAGCATGCACTTCGCTTTCGAGATGATACGATTCTTAAGGAGTGCGAGGCATTTCTCTCTCATACGATGGAATTAATTAAAAGCAACTGGAACATACCCCAAGATCATTTCTACTTGTCTATTTCTAAAGATATCTTCACCTCCCACCTTGCTATTTACTACGCAGCTTTAATGAATCTAAGAAATCTTGGAATCCAACCTATCATTCAACAAACAGCAACCGCCATTCGAGATCATATTTTTGAAAATCATTTAAGAGGTGGCATGGTGCTCTGTTCTCCAAAGCATCCTTTTGCTTCTACTGACTTATTATTATCGGTTCTTCCGTTTGGGTTGTTTTCTCCAGAGGATCTCGTCATGGTAGAAGCGGTAAAGGAAATGGAGGAAATGCTTGTTAGTGGAACTGGTGTCGAGTCATTTTCGCAATCAGGTAAGCATTCAGATTTGGCTAGCAATCTTCTAGCCTGGTATTTTCTCGAAAAAGGAGACCATGCAAAATTTAAGAACTACCTACGAAAGAACAAGGAACAAGCTGCTGTATTGGACGTGCTTTCGTATTATGCAGCATTAGTGCAAGAAACCGAGCTTAACCATCATCCGCTTGGGAATGAAAATAAGTACGAGCCACAAGAATTTGAGCGAAGTCCACGTTTTCCAACGAGTCTAGAGGAGGTAATGATTCATTTCACAGCTCCTTACCATCAAGATGCTATGGCCTACATAGAAGTGGAAAGCTTAGTTGAACTGAAAAAAGTCAACGCTAGCTTTGTACCGGGAAACAAGCCTTATTGGGAAGCGAACATTGGTAGCTTTCCGTCCCATGAAGAGGTGTCCTATACCATTCATTGGATAAACGGAGATAAGAGACTCACGTCTGAGACCTATCGTTTTTTCCCTCTAGAAGAAAAAAGCTTAAGGAGCTTCCATGGGGTGCAAATAAAGGAAAACCTGTATCGCTGGGAAGCGGAGAGCCTAAAAGGTTTTTCATTTCTTTTTGACAAGGATAAAAAGCAGCTGATTTTCACACAGGAAGCACCATCCGTATCAGGAGATAGGGTGACTGTAGCGGTAAATGATGTCTTTGCAGATAGCGGGATTCCTTCTTTTACTTTGAATTCACGCCTTGCGCCAATCGTGGTGAAAATGGATAAGGAAGGAACGGTTCAGGAACTTTCTTTACATTTTCATAGTCTAGAGTTGGAGCAGTTTTTTGGCATGGGGGAACGTTATCATACGCTTGAGTACCGCGGAGAAATCCTCGATTGTTATGTTTACAACCAATACAGAGACCAAGGTGCTAGAACCTATATGCCTATCCCGTTTTTCATTAGCTCACTAGAATATGGTCTCCATGTCGACACAAGTACGTATACCAGGTATGATTTTGCAAGGACGGAAAAGGATGTTTTAAGCGTATCTATAGGCATGCTAAAGGATCAAGAGGTTCCCCTTCAGTTCTATACTGGGTCACCGAAAGAGGTTGTCTCACAGTTCACACAAGAAACCGGTCCTGCAGAAATGCTTCCTGTTTGGGCATTTGGACCGTGGATGTCGAGTAACAATTGGGACAGAGACGAGGTTGTTCGAGAACAAATTAAAAGAACAACGGACCTCAAGATCCCATCTACTGTTTTTGTGCTAGAGCAATGGAGCGATGAAACCACCTATTATATTTTTAATGATGCCATTTATGAGCCAACAGATGGAGAGGGTGCTTTAAAATATGAAGATTACGTATTTCCAGAGTGGGGACGATGGCCAGATCCTAAAGGCTTAGTACAACACATCAATGAGCATGGCATGGAACTTATCCTTTGGCAGATTCCCATCATGAAATACTTGAATCGTCGTTTTCACCCACAAAAAGATTTAGACGAAGATTTTATGTTAAAGGAGAAATATTTTATAAAAGACGGCGAAAATCTGCCATACCGTATGCCAGAAGGGTGGTTTAAGGAAAGTCTTCTGATGGACTTTTCAAATAAAAAAGCAGCAGAATGGTGGTTTAAGAAAAGACAATACTTGCTGGATATCGGAGTCGCTGGTTTCAAAACAGATGGAGGAGAAATGGTTTTTGGAGACAGCATCCAATTTGCAGATGGAAGAACAGGAAGCGAAATGCGAAACGAATATCCGAACGACTATATTCAAGCATATTATGAATTTGCACAAGCTCACAGACCAAATGACGCGATGACATTTAGCCGAGCTGGCTATACTGGTGCGCAAAAATTCCCTTCGCATTGGGCGGGAGATGAGCGTTCCACTTTTGACGCCTTTAAACGCTCTCTCATTGCAGGTCTTTCTTCTGGCATGAGTGGAATCTTTATGTGGGGGTGGGATCTTGCAGGCTTTAATGGGGAAATTCCTACTGCAGAATTGTTTATCCGCTCCGCCCAAATGGCCGCATTCTGCCCAATTATGCAATACCATGCCGAAAGTAAGGCGGAGTTCAATCAAGACAGAACGCCTTGGAATATTGCAGAAAGAACCGGAGACGAAAGAGCCATCTCCGGATATCGTTTTTATGCCAATATAAGAATGAATCTTCTTCCTTATATTGTCGAGCAGGCAAGAATGTCTTCAGAGCAAGGAATTCCTCTTATGAGAGCGATGCTGCTTGAGTATCCACATGACCCTAACATTACAAAGCTTTATGATCAATATTTCTTTGGTGACAACTTGTTGGTTGCCCCAGTTATTGAAGAAGGAGGTAATGAGCGATCTGTCTATTTGCCTCACGGAAAGTGGGTTGGATTGTTCGATAAAAAGGTCTACGAGGGAGCGCAAACTATCCATCAAAAAGCCGCACTCCTCGAGATTCCAGTGTACCAGCGAAATAATAGCTGTGTGATCACCAATGTCGCGAAAGAAAACAAAAAATTAGGCTCTTTTGTAGGGAATTCTACTACCGACTACCAGCATGCCTGCATTCATATTACTTGTGATGGCTCCTTCTTTTACGAAGGAAGAGATCATTTGAAAGACAAGTGGCAGGTTGGAGTGAAGGTGACGGGAGAGGATGTGTTCATCTCTGTGGATAGTAAACAGGAGGAATATACCATCATTTTCACGAATACCTCAAGGCAGAAATGGAACATCTTGAGTAAAGATAATGATGTTTCAGTGGAGCCAGATGGTACGGTTTGTTTTTCTGAAAGTAGGTAA
- a CDS encoding metallophosphoesterase, which produces MKSKRKKWIAAIVILLSLAFFFYYQNNAIITTKITIDSEKMTNEFSGFKIVQLSDLHSKAFGDDQQTLVKKVMKEKPDLIVFTGDLVDSKKYDEKTSLTLMEKLTDMAPVYYVTGNHEWWSGKYDSLEEKLSDIGVEVMSNTTEEIVIGNERILLTGIDDPAEENTLETEASIAEASIKEALTDIETGDFHILLSHRPELFSLYAEYQFDLVLSGHAHGGQVRIPFIGGLIAPNQGLFPAYTAGTYKINNTTMIVNRGLGNSIIPQRIFNRPEIVVVTLK; this is translated from the coding sequence ATGAAGTCCAAAAGAAAGAAATGGATAGCAGCAATTGTTATCCTATTGTCCTTAGCATTCTTTTTTTATTATCAAAATAATGCCATAATCACTACAAAAATAACGATAGACTCGGAAAAAATGACAAACGAGTTTTCTGGATTTAAGATTGTTCAATTGTCGGACCTTCACAGTAAGGCGTTTGGAGACGATCAACAAACCTTAGTAAAAAAAGTAATGAAGGAAAAGCCTGACCTCATCGTGTTTACCGGAGATTTAGTCGATTCCAAGAAATACGATGAAAAAACGAGCTTAACCTTAATGGAGAAATTAACGGATATGGCACCCGTGTATTATGTCACTGGAAATCACGAATGGTGGTCGGGAAAATACGACTCACTTGAAGAAAAGCTCAGCGATATCGGAGTCGAAGTTATGAGCAACACTACGGAAGAAATCGTCATCGGGAATGAAAGAATCCTACTAACAGGAATCGATGACCCTGCTGAAGAAAACACCCTGGAAACAGAAGCATCTATTGCTGAAGCTTCCATAAAAGAAGCACTAACGGATATCGAAACAGGCGATTTCCATATCTTATTGTCGCACAGGCCGGAGCTATTTTCTCTCTATGCCGAGTACCAATTCGACTTAGTTCTATCCGGTCATGCACACGGCGGTCAGGTCCGAATCCCCTTCATCGGTGGACTAATTGCACCAAACCAAGGCCTATTCCCAGCCTATACCGCAGGAACGTACAAAATCAACAACACCACCATGATCGTCAACAGAGGCCTGGGCAACAGCATCATCCCTCAAAGAATTTTCAACCGCCCGGAGATTGTTGTCGTAACGTTAAAATGA